In a genomic window of Ignavibacteria bacterium:
- a CDS encoding DUF3987 domain-containing protein — MQITVTKQSNGDKRAFAAHWSGAEWVKGVEGIERILYNLPEVAERVSLGGTITVVEGEKDADTLNGIGITTTTNPFGAGKWLDPMSEVLTGARVAIIPDLDEAGTKHAAMVKTSLNNAGVASVGILNLRSLMPDLPDKSDVSDYLERGGDPEVLRRAIEAACVDVEPNNEDSIVHTVPTIDATALPPTFADLLGSIEDDRQRIALLMAALTVIGAILPGVRTQYFGQWYSPALYLFVVGPPGSGKGSIGPAELLISSIDDVIRRESIEDLKAYKKEYAFWKMKGLKAGLPPPDKPDRKMLLVPADSTGPVLIRAICTNPCVLTFDTEADSLQSAFRVETGDAGPAARKAWQGERVSQARVADDLLVSTDRPHFSMVLSGTPDQIPVLVKHVATGLTSRIGFIEFPEQTSFRDPFKTGRDRAVEVAKSMRHEICNLWRFVRGHADEVGFSVELAEQQQQWLYEHYKKRFEDKIEGADQGTTLRSGIVAVRIMTVLTVVRGWFTHHHLDPVMTVNDDDFKIGLELAEYLRLGTDSIINRLSAHTSFKTLPNTKRKSQVWFDQLPAEFTTQDALDVGMKVGIKRASVFSMLKQTDDIEHLAHGRYRKRKAPHARGP, encoded by the coding sequence ATGCAGATCACAGTCACCAAGCAGTCCAACGGTGACAAGCGGGCCTTTGCAGCTCACTGGAGTGGTGCGGAGTGGGTGAAGGGCGTCGAGGGCATCGAGCGAATCCTCTATAACCTTCCGGAAGTGGCCGAACGCGTCAGTCTCGGTGGCACGATCACCGTTGTGGAAGGTGAGAAGGATGCTGACACGCTAAACGGAATCGGTATTACCACTACTACGAATCCATTTGGTGCGGGCAAGTGGCTTGACCCGATGTCGGAAGTTCTGACAGGTGCACGAGTAGCCATCATACCAGACCTGGATGAAGCTGGGACAAAGCACGCAGCGATGGTCAAGACGTCACTCAATAATGCGGGCGTTGCTTCTGTTGGCATTCTCAACCTTCGTTCACTCATGCCGGACCTCCCTGACAAATCAGACGTGAGTGATTACCTCGAAAGAGGTGGAGACCCGGAGGTACTCAGGAGAGCGATCGAAGCGGCGTGCGTTGACGTAGAACCGAACAATGAGGACTCGATAGTTCATACGGTGCCAACAATCGATGCGACCGCACTTCCACCAACATTTGCGGATCTCCTGGGCTCAATCGAGGATGATCGCCAACGTATTGCTCTGCTTATGGCAGCGCTCACCGTGATCGGGGCCATTCTCCCAGGAGTTCGGACACAGTACTTCGGTCAATGGTACTCCCCTGCCCTTTATCTATTCGTTGTAGGTCCACCTGGTTCCGGGAAGGGGTCGATCGGACCCGCGGAACTCCTTATCAGTAGCATCGATGACGTTATACGAAGAGAATCGATCGAAGATTTGAAGGCGTACAAGAAAGAGTACGCCTTCTGGAAAATGAAGGGGTTAAAAGCAGGACTACCACCACCGGACAAACCAGATCGTAAGATGCTGTTGGTTCCTGCAGATTCTACGGGGCCTGTGCTGATACGAGCCATATGTACGAATCCCTGCGTGCTAACGTTCGATACAGAAGCTGATAGCCTACAATCAGCATTTCGTGTTGAGACCGGTGACGCCGGACCAGCCGCCAGGAAGGCCTGGCAAGGTGAGCGTGTATCGCAAGCTCGTGTTGCTGATGACTTATTGGTTTCGACTGACCGACCGCATTTCAGCATGGTACTATCAGGAACCCCGGACCAGATTCCGGTTCTTGTGAAGCATGTAGCCACGGGGCTAACGTCCAGAATCGGCTTTATCGAATTCCCTGAACAAACCTCGTTCAGAGATCCGTTCAAGACAGGGCGAGACCGAGCAGTCGAAGTAGCTAAGTCGATGAGACATGAGATCTGCAATCTCTGGCGTTTCGTCCGTGGGCATGCCGATGAGGTCGGGTTCTCGGTTGAACTAGCAGAGCAACAACAACAATGGCTCTATGAGCACTATAAGAAGCGATTCGAGGATAAGATCGAAGGGGCTGACCAGGGCACCACACTGAGATCCGGAATCGTTGCTGTGCGCATCATGACTGTGCTCACCGTTGTTCGAGGCTGGTTTACGCACCATCACCTTGATCCAGTAATGACGGTCAACGATGATGACTTCAAGATTGGATTGGAACTCGCAGAGTACCTTCGCTTAGGCACAGACTCAATCATCAATCGACTCTCTGCACACACCTCATTCAAGACGCTGCCAAACACTAAACGGAAGAGTCAGGTGTGGTTCGACCAGCTGCCCGCTGAATTCACAACCCAGGATGCCTTGGATGTGGGCATGAAGGTTGGAATCAAAAGGGCCTCTGTCTTCAGCATGCTCAAACAAACCGACGACATTGAGCACCTTGCTCATGGTCGGTATCGTAAACGGAAAGCTCCTCACGCACGAGGTCCATGA
- a CDS encoding helix-turn-helix transcriptional regulator, with amino-acid sequence MSTTQTNRNTDTRNDESEQHVLTSREFTMILRKAGYNHAEMARHLGRSRSYVSNIANGMRTMTLRHATELREFLGESLYRTALALVRKEQTERDRTVAEQRQREIERRRTELQEEARQQEERRRLREEELRAELESSGDNESSSAG; translated from the coding sequence ATGTCAACAACTCAAACCAACCGCAACACAGACACACGCAACGACGAATCAGAGCAGCACGTTCTAACGTCACGCGAGTTCACCATGATACTTCGCAAGGCTGGCTACAATCACGCTGAGATGGCACGACACCTTGGTCGGTCACGATCGTACGTGAGCAACATCGCCAACGGCATGCGAACAATGACATTGCGTCACGCCACCGAACTTCGAGAATTTCTCGGCGAATCGCTCTACCGTACTGCTCTCGCACTCGTACGCAAAGAACAGACGGAGCGTGACCGCACTGTCGCTGAGCAACGGCAACGGGAAATAGAGCGTCGCCGAACGGAGTTACAAGAAGAAGCCAGGCAGCAAGAAGAGAGACGGCGTTTACGTGAGGAAGAACTCCGTGCCGAACTTGAGAGTAGCGGAGACAACGAGTCGTCGTCCGCTGGTTAA
- a CDS encoding ATP-binding protein — protein sequence MNIDLKAIRPYNGGQEKGFEELCSQLANAESPKGARFIRKGTPDAGVECYAVLEDDSEWCWQAKYFDSLGDSQWTQINKSVNAAIKKHPRMVRYFVCTPLDRPDARVTGQKSAQIKWDEHVKKWTEAAINRGMTVQFVYWGGHELLERLTRPEHVGRVRFWFDVRGLDAAWFNARFDESVLSAGPRYTPEVHVELPIAMEIEAFGRTEQFFERQKAQSRTIREKLRSLLYPEGAADAAIEASVASVSTQVHGVLTSMGAIRVQPTGPLPFKAIAEQIHATEQAAEELLRLLDEREREFDANPEPTDTKTRRSYKSNPFRDRRIRLFHLTSELISTRESLLHADEIAGNTLMLLRGIAGTGKTHLLCDIARQRIEAGRPTILLMGQCFVGSDAPWSQALQQLDLTNLFAEEFVGALEAAAQAAGSRALLMIDAINEGAGRIVWPNHLAAFLAHLERSPWIGVVLAIKTPYEEIIIPADVRARATAITHYGFMDHEYDATKTFFIHYGLELPSTPLLAPEFRNPLFLKTLCLGLNARGESRLPRGFQGITAVFNLYLSSVNDSLALSLDFDKRQPLVRSALEDVAVAIFDSGANWLPLAKAVEIVDKFLPGRDFGRSLYRGLVVEGVIVEDALRHDGLNAEEIVFVGYERFADLLAAKTLLDRHLDHSTPASAFEQGRPLDFVCDEKKYVSPGLLEALCILVPERTGKELITLAPACEARWGLGDAFRQSLVWRDYSAFSDGTDNALNKLWRSEHDLQDTINVLVTIAMLPDHPFNAKFLDKRLRKDTMPDRDAWWSLYLHQAWGTHGTVDRLVDWALSIDPVFEFEDEAIDLCAISLAWMLTTSNRFLRDRATKALVNLLTGRVAAMTRLLERFADVNDPYVADRVYAVAYGVAMRSHDRDAVSALAMCVYNQVFAEGSPPPHILLRDYARGVVERALYLGSELTVDPEWIRPPYKSLWPTIPTEEDIKPFLPDWSKGSHDSGELEWGRNRIGSSVLDDDFARYVIGINSSSTSSHWLQVTRDETTWHEPIRSENLLRALVSDFSEDERQAWENYQAAEIKFAFDQLLQRAYGGSLTNTDHEIVDDLSKEQEIKSNPGVADETIQRTEAVTELKRALTEEHTRRIEEIWILEDTDLEAGQRPGFDLSQIQRYILKRVFDMGWTEQRFGQFDRYSIGYDGRAASKAERIGKKYQWIAYHEILAYISDRFQYHELYVEDASGQEYMGPWQGQLRDIDPSLTLRSTPGGTSWDGHAPAWWDPTRYDSWDADCSPREWSLKSDDLPNVDDLLLVTNPSDGSRWLNCQGYFNWKQKTPFDRDSIDVEQREIWYMCSGHIIRASDAGTFLKWAKKANFSGRWFPEAHEIQDLFLGEYPWAPASRNMQTQVFEHDGWIRPSHSCPVSIQTTAVKLRCGGNDFDCSMDASLSLSLPSFDLVNGLGVRWSGHGADYVDASNQVAAYDPTAHSEGPDALLIREDLLHEYLTRENLTMCWTVIGEKRVLPAGLRAGLVHPPLRFNGAFVLAKGKVVGNLLSVVDDHENSDEGGNDVNGAH from the coding sequence ATGAACATTGATTTGAAAGCCATTCGGCCCTACAACGGCGGTCAGGAAAAAGGCTTCGAGGAGCTGTGCTCGCAACTCGCCAATGCTGAAAGCCCTAAGGGAGCTCGTTTCATTCGTAAGGGGACTCCCGATGCTGGAGTCGAGTGCTACGCAGTCTTAGAAGATGATTCCGAATGGTGCTGGCAGGCGAAGTACTTCGACTCGTTGGGAGACTCGCAGTGGACTCAAATCAATAAGTCCGTAAATGCTGCGATCAAGAAGCACCCCAGAATGGTTCGATACTTCGTTTGCACTCCATTAGATCGGCCAGATGCTCGCGTAACAGGGCAAAAGTCAGCTCAAATCAAATGGGATGAGCATGTCAAGAAATGGACGGAAGCGGCTATCAATCGAGGCATGACAGTTCAGTTCGTCTATTGGGGCGGTCACGAACTGCTCGAGCGACTGACGCGTCCGGAACACGTAGGTCGCGTCCGCTTCTGGTTTGACGTCCGCGGACTCGATGCAGCATGGTTCAATGCAAGGTTTGACGAGTCAGTGCTGTCGGCGGGACCCCGCTATACGCCCGAGGTCCACGTTGAACTGCCGATCGCGATGGAGATCGAAGCTTTCGGACGCACCGAGCAATTCTTTGAGCGCCAGAAAGCCCAATCGCGCACAATCCGTGAAAAGCTGAGGAGCCTCCTGTATCCCGAGGGCGCTGCCGATGCGGCCATAGAGGCGTCGGTGGCCTCCGTATCGACGCAGGTCCATGGGGTGCTCACCAGTATGGGCGCCATCCGTGTCCAGCCGACGGGGCCATTGCCGTTCAAGGCCATCGCAGAGCAGATTCACGCGACGGAACAAGCAGCTGAGGAGCTTTTACGACTTCTGGACGAGCGTGAACGCGAGTTCGACGCGAATCCTGAGCCGACCGACACGAAGACGCGTCGGTCCTACAAGAGCAATCCCTTCCGAGACCGCCGGATTCGGCTCTTCCATCTCACCTCCGAACTCATATCGACACGCGAGTCACTCCTGCATGCAGATGAAATTGCGGGAAACACCTTAATGCTCCTCCGCGGTATCGCAGGTACAGGTAAGACCCACCTTCTCTGCGATATCGCCCGTCAGCGCATCGAGGCAGGCCGTCCAACGATACTGTTGATGGGCCAGTGCTTCGTTGGCAGTGATGCACCTTGGTCTCAGGCTCTCCAGCAACTGGACCTTACTAATCTGTTTGCCGAAGAGTTCGTCGGAGCTCTTGAGGCCGCAGCGCAGGCTGCTGGGTCACGAGCGCTGCTAATGATCGACGCGATCAACGAGGGAGCCGGGCGAATTGTCTGGCCAAACCATCTTGCGGCCTTTCTTGCGCACTTAGAGCGATCCCCGTGGATAGGAGTGGTGCTCGCCATAAAGACGCCCTACGAAGAGATTATCATCCCCGCAGACGTACGAGCCCGCGCCACAGCCATTACGCACTATGGATTCATGGATCACGAGTACGATGCAACGAAGACGTTCTTCATCCACTATGGCCTGGAGCTCCCATCGACGCCACTTCTGGCACCTGAGTTTCGGAACCCACTGTTTCTCAAGACGTTGTGTCTAGGCCTTAATGCAAGGGGCGAGAGTCGGCTCCCGCGCGGCTTCCAGGGCATCACTGCCGTCTTCAATCTATACCTCAGTTCGGTCAATGATAGCCTGGCTTTGAGCCTTGACTTCGATAAACGGCAACCTCTCGTGCGCAGTGCCCTAGAGGATGTAGCCGTAGCCATCTTCGACTCGGGGGCGAACTGGTTGCCCCTGGCGAAGGCGGTAGAGATCGTTGATAAATTCCTTCCTGGCCGCGACTTCGGGAGATCTCTTTACCGTGGCCTAGTTGTTGAAGGCGTCATCGTGGAGGACGCCTTGCGACACGATGGCCTAAATGCCGAAGAGATCGTCTTTGTGGGCTACGAGCGTTTTGCCGATCTCCTTGCGGCAAAGACGCTGCTGGATAGGCATCTCGACCACAGTACTCCCGCGTCCGCCTTTGAGCAGGGCAGACCACTAGACTTCGTTTGTGACGAGAAGAAGTATGTCTCTCCCGGCCTTTTGGAGGCTCTGTGCATCCTAGTCCCTGAGCGGACGGGGAAAGAACTGATCACACTCGCACCGGCCTGTGAGGCGAGATGGGGACTGGGGGATGCCTTCCGGCAGAGCCTCGTTTGGCGCGACTACTCAGCTTTCTCCGACGGCACCGACAATGCGCTGAACAAGCTGTGGCGAAGCGAGCATGACTTGCAGGACACGATCAACGTGCTGGTCACAATAGCTATGTTGCCTGACCATCCGTTCAACGCGAAGTTCTTGGACAAACGGCTGCGAAAGGACACGATGCCTGATCGCGATGCTTGGTGGAGCCTCTACCTCCACCAGGCGTGGGGTACTCATGGTACGGTCGATCGTCTTGTGGATTGGGCTCTTTCAATTGACCCAGTTTTTGAGTTTGAAGATGAGGCTATCGATCTATGCGCTATTTCGCTCGCATGGATGCTGACTACTTCGAATCGGTTCCTTCGCGACCGCGCGACGAAGGCTCTCGTGAATCTCCTGACGGGCCGCGTAGCGGCTATGACCCGCCTGTTAGAGCGATTTGCGGACGTGAATGATCCGTATGTGGCCGACCGCGTGTACGCAGTGGCGTATGGAGTAGCCATGCGCTCACACGATCGCGATGCGGTTAGCGCACTTGCAATGTGCGTCTATAATCAAGTTTTCGCTGAAGGGAGCCCCCCTCCGCACATCCTTCTGCGCGACTACGCACGTGGCGTCGTCGAGCGGGCACTCTATCTAGGATCAGAGCTCACTGTAGACCCTGAGTGGATTCGCCCACCATACAAGAGCCTTTGGCCTACGATCCCGACCGAAGAGGACATCAAGCCGTTTTTGCCTGACTGGTCAAAGGGTTCTCATGACAGTGGAGAGCTCGAATGGGGACGGAACCGGATCGGCAGCTCGGTGTTGGATGACGATTTTGCTCGCTACGTGATCGGCATTAACTCGTCATCTACTTCGAGCCACTGGCTCCAAGTTACTCGCGATGAAACTACTTGGCATGAGCCAATTCGATCTGAAAATTTGTTGCGCGCATTGGTCAGTGACTTCTCAGAGGACGAACGGCAGGCATGGGAAAATTATCAAGCGGCAGAAATCAAGTTTGCATTCGATCAGCTCTTACAACGTGCATACGGAGGGAGCTTGACGAACACAGACCATGAGATCGTTGACGACCTCTCCAAAGAGCAAGAAATCAAAAGTAATCCAGGCGTTGCAGACGAGACGATCCAGAGGACAGAGGCCGTCACTGAGCTAAAGCGGGCTCTAACTGAGGAGCATACACGACGTATTGAGGAAATCTGGATCTTAGAGGACACCGATCTTGAGGCAGGTCAACGTCCTGGATTCGACCTGAGTCAGATTCAGAGATACATCCTCAAACGAGTTTTCGACATGGGATGGACGGAGCAGCGATTCGGTCAGTTTGACCGCTACTCTATAGGATACGACGGCCGAGCGGCATCGAAGGCCGAACGTATCGGCAAGAAGTATCAATGGATCGCTTACCACGAGATCTTGGCTTACATCTCTGATAGATTCCAATACCATGAATTGTATGTGGAGGACGCGTCCGGTCAGGAGTACATGGGGCCGTGGCAGGGACAACTTCGCGACATCGACCCGTCGCTTACACTAAGATCAACCCCCGGTGGTACGTCGTGGGACGGTCATGCACCAGCGTGGTGGGATCCAACCCGTTACGATTCGTGGGATGCCGATTGCAGCCCACGTGAATGGTCGTTGAAGAGTGACGACTTACCCAATGTCGACGATTTACTTCTGGTCACAAATCCATCAGATGGCTCGCGTTGGCTGAACTGTCAAGGATACTTCAACTGGAAACAGAAAACTCCGTTCGACCGTGACTCGATAGATGTTGAACAGCGTGAAATTTGGTACATGTGCTCGGGACACATTATCCGCGCCAGCGACGCTGGGACTTTTTTGAAGTGGGCGAAGAAGGCGAACTTCTCGGGTCGGTGGTTTCCAGAGGCTCACGAGATTCAAGACTTGTTTCTAGGAGAGTACCCTTGGGCACCCGCCTCTCGCAATATGCAAACGCAGGTCTTTGAACATGACGGATGGATTCGACCTAGCCATTCGTGCCCAGTAAGTATCCAGACAACCGCAGTTAAGCTACGATGTGGAGGGAATGACTTTGACTGCTCGATGGATGCGAGCCTCTCTCTTTCGCTTCCGAGCTTCGATCTCGTGAATGGCCTTGGAGTACGGTGGAGTGGTCACGGTGCGGACTATGTCGACGCATCCAATCAAGTAGCTGCGTATGATCCGACAGCACACTCTGAAGGTCCCGACGCACTACTTATACGAGAGGACTTGCTGCACGAATATCTTACTCGCGAGAATTTGACGATGTGCTGGACCGTCATCGGAGAAAAGCGCGTGCTGCCGGCTGGTTTGAGAGCAGGCCTAGTTCACCCTCCGCTACGGTTTAATGGTGCTTTCGTGCTGGCGAAAGGAAAAGTCGTTGGAAATCTCTTGTCTGTCGTAGATGACCACGAAAACTCGGATGAGGGTGGAAATGACGTAAATGGAGCACATTGA
- a CDS encoding N-6 DNA methylase — protein MSVEILGSAYEQFLGKVIRIDKAHRAHIEEKPEVRKAGGVYYTPQYVVEYIVKNTVGKLTENKTPKEISKLRIVDPACGSGSFLIGAYQFLLDWHKNYYTDNGKISKGSKSNPLTPEGNLTTAEKKRILLNNIYGVDIDVNAVEVTKLSLLLKCMEGETQASIASQLRLFNQRVLPTLDSNIKDGNSLIDTDIYANRLDYGEEKKIKPFNWQKGFPEVFQQGGFDVAIGNPPWGADLSDESLSYLRIRHSSIIVRMIDSYMYFINHSIELMKKDGAFGMIIPSTFLNQSDMQLLRKMIAERLNLQIVVNLGEKVFGHKVLNTSTILVFTKSISKSNEIVVADIRETNPEEKGNVLNEVGVSDKTQWLELVKADAQGTYFTFNTSNVALLNKLKKKFSAFSEIVEGEIQRGISPDYAKAFVISSKEAAAKKIEKKILKPLVLGKHIFRYTNIQTDDLILYLTSKDNIDDYPNARAHLSEFRKYITCREVAEGKHPWYALHRPRNPEIFSARKFIGLTTTKKLCLAYDDEGYYATDALYVFKTNSRINEQAVLAVLHSKVFQFLYDTIIQGGQRVIPQVKAVYLNELPFPRIGKQEAELAKLVDQLHNLNKEQSKAKLATQVSQLQGKIDYCEETINQIVYQLYELTETEIKIVTA, from the coding sequence TTGTCAGTAGAGATATTAGGTAGTGCATACGAACAGTTTTTAGGAAAAGTGATTCGAATAGACAAAGCACACCGTGCCCACATTGAAGAAAAACCCGAAGTAAGAAAAGCAGGCGGAGTGTATTACACACCGCAATATGTAGTTGAGTACATTGTAAAGAATACAGTCGGCAAACTCACCGAAAACAAAACACCGAAAGAGATAAGCAAGCTAAGAATAGTTGACCCTGCCTGCGGCAGTGGCAGCTTTCTTATCGGTGCCTATCAGTTCCTTTTGGATTGGCACAAAAACTACTATACCGACAACGGTAAGATCTCTAAAGGCAGCAAAAGCAATCCGCTTACTCCCGAAGGCAACTTGACAACAGCGGAGAAGAAACGAATATTACTCAACAATATTTATGGAGTTGACATTGATGTAAACGCCGTTGAAGTAACCAAGTTGAGTTTGCTATTGAAATGTATGGAAGGTGAAACACAGGCAAGCATTGCATCACAACTGCGTTTGTTCAACCAAAGAGTGTTGCCAACGCTGGATAGTAACATCAAAGACGGAAACAGTCTAATTGATACTGACATTTACGCAAATCGACTTGACTACGGAGAAGAAAAGAAAATAAAACCATTCAATTGGCAGAAGGGTTTTCCTGAAGTGTTTCAACAAGGAGGTTTTGATGTTGCAATTGGTAATCCACCTTGGGGAGCAGATCTATCAGACGAATCACTTTCCTATTTACGGATACGACACAGTTCTATCATTGTTAGGATGATTGATTCCTATATGTATTTCATCAATCACTCCATTGAACTGATGAAAAAGGACGGGGCATTTGGAATGATAATACCAAGCACATTTCTCAATCAAAGCGACATGCAACTGTTGCGAAAGATGATTGCGGAAAGACTGAATCTTCAAATCGTAGTTAATCTTGGCGAAAAGGTTTTCGGACATAAAGTATTGAATACTTCAACAATTCTTGTTTTCACGAAGTCAATTTCCAAGAGCAATGAAATTGTAGTTGCAGACATCAGAGAAACTAATCCAGAAGAAAAAGGAAATGTTCTAAATGAGGTAGGTGTAAGCGATAAAACACAGTGGCTTGAATTGGTAAAGGCAGATGCACAAGGAACTTATTTCACTTTTAATACTTCCAATGTTGCGTTGCTGAATAAATTGAAAAAGAAATTTTCAGCGTTCAGTGAAATTGTTGAAGGAGAAATTCAAAGAGGAATAAGTCCTGACTATGCAAAAGCATTTGTCATAAGTTCAAAAGAAGCAGCAGCAAAAAAGATTGAGAAGAAAATTCTAAAGCCGTTGGTTTTAGGAAAACACATATTCCGTTACACGAATATTCAAACAGATGATTTAATTCTTTACCTCACATCAAAGGACAACATTGACGATTACCCAAATGCCAGAGCTCATCTTTCGGAGTTTAGGAAATATATTACTTGTCGTGAAGTAGCAGAAGGCAAACACCCTTGGTATGCATTGCACCGACCAAGAAACCCCGAGATATTTTCTGCCAGAAAATTTATCGGACTTACAACAACAAAGAAGCTATGTCTTGCTTATGATGACGAAGGATATTATGCTACCGATGCTTTGTATGTTTTCAAAACTAACTCAAGAATAAATGAGCAGGCAGTGTTGGCCGTGCTTCATTCAAAAGTGTTTCAATTTCTCTACGATACAATTATTCAGGGAGGTCAAAGAGTCATTCCACAAGTAAAAGCAGTTTACTTAAACGAACTCCCATTTCCGCGAATCGGAAAGCAAGAAGCAGAACTGGCAAAACTTGTTGACCAACTTCATAACTTGAACAAAGAGCAATCAAAAGCGAAACTTGCTACACAAGTATCGCAGCTGCAAGGCAAGATTGATTATTGTGAGGAGACAATAAATCAAATTGTTTATCAACTCTACGAGTTGACAGAAACGGAGATAAAGATTGTTACAGCTTAA
- a CDS encoding heavy-metal-associated domain-containing protein: MQKTTFNVQGMDCADEVAAVDRALRLMTGVSHIQVNLVLGTVTVDHDTASTAAIITALGKVGLRASIEQGTRRVIHRVLQHRTIPQVQPRPPCHARH, translated from the coding sequence ATGCAAAAAACTACATTCAACGTTCAGGGCATGGACTGCGCCGATGAGGTGGCAGCTGTAGATCGTGCGCTACGGCTGATGACAGGCGTCAGCCATATACAGGTCAACCTTGTTCTCGGAACAGTAACGGTCGATCATGACACTGCGAGCACTGCTGCGATCATAACTGCCCTCGGTAAAGTTGGCCTTCGCGCTTCCATTGAACAGGGAACGAGGCGCGTGATACACCGGGTACTGCAACACAGGACAATTCCTCAGGTACAACCACGACCTCCGTGCCACGCACGTCACTAG
- a CDS encoding heavy metal translocating P-type ATPase gives MVISGALTGIGLLVEMLGVGIATWTPIVLYAVATVAGAWYVAPKALRSLRHLTLDMNMLMTVAVIGAAIIGEWAEGAAVAFLFALSELLESFSLARARRAIRSLLDIAPATALVQEGDVQREVRVEDVAVGATVIVRSGMNIPLDGVVIKGESTVNQAPITGESTPAAKATGDTVYAGTINEDGFLEVRVTSVSSQSTLARIVQMIGAAQAQKAPSERFVDTFAKYYTPAVFVFALGVLLVPPVFFGSGWQESIYRSLVLIVIACPCALVISTPISIVSGLTAMARRGVLVKGGAHIEEVGRLKVLAVDKTGTITSGKPTVHSVTPWRDNEEATVVRIAAAVDTYSEHPLARAIVAYATGRGIVAPESSGYKAISGKGAEADVEGKRYFASNHRYAHDMGVCTPALETALAEIESQGLSVVVVGQVGDSTTGVVLGIIAIGDTIRADAVATIQALHSVGIKKVVIISGDNQRTVNAIAKQAGIDEAFGDQLPEDKVERIRSLVAEYKHVGMVGDGVNDAPAMAIASIGIAMGGVGTDAAIETADIALVQDELRKIPEVIRLGQRTARIIKVNIAFALGLKALFLVLAFVGVTSLWLAILADTGATLLVIANALRLLQTPKTDNA, from the coding sequence GTGGTCATCTCTGGAGCGCTGACAGGAATCGGACTTCTGGTCGAAATGCTCGGGGTGGGAATTGCAACATGGACACCCATCGTCTTATACGCAGTTGCCACTGTAGCAGGCGCATGGTATGTGGCACCAAAGGCACTGCGGTCTTTAAGGCATTTGACTCTCGACATGAACATGCTGATGACTGTTGCCGTGATCGGTGCTGCTATTATCGGGGAATGGGCGGAAGGGGCTGCCGTAGCCTTTCTCTTTGCGTTATCGGAGTTGTTGGAATCGTTTAGTCTTGCTCGTGCACGACGCGCGATTCGTTCACTTCTTGACATCGCCCCAGCAACAGCGTTGGTTCAGGAGGGAGATGTGCAAAGAGAAGTACGCGTCGAAGATGTTGCTGTGGGTGCCACCGTCATAGTTCGGTCGGGTATGAACATACCCCTCGATGGTGTGGTTATAAAAGGAGAATCGACTGTTAATCAGGCACCTATTACCGGCGAGTCGACACCCGCGGCGAAAGCAACGGGCGATACGGTGTACGCCGGGACAATCAACGAAGATGGTTTCCTTGAGGTCCGCGTAACAAGTGTCTCATCGCAAAGTACTCTCGCTCGTATCGTGCAAATGATAGGAGCTGCACAGGCGCAGAAAGCCCCCTCAGAACGATTCGTCGACACGTTCGCAAAATATTATACACCCGCGGTTTTTGTATTTGCGTTGGGTGTGCTCCTTGTACCGCCTGTGTTCTTTGGCAGTGGATGGCAGGAGTCTATTTACCGCTCCTTGGTGCTGATTGTCATTGCATGTCCGTGTGCCCTCGTTATCTCGACACCTATTTCTATCGTGTCCGGACTTACCGCGATGGCACGCCGTGGTGTGCTGGTGAAAGGCGGAGCGCACATCGAAGAGGTTGGACGGTTGAAGGTGCTTGCTGTGGACAAGACAGGAACAATTACTTCGGGCAAACCAACCGTGCATTCCGTTACTCCATGGCGTGATAATGAAGAGGCCACCGTCGTGCGGATCGCGGCTGCGGTTGATACATACTCGGAACATCCGTTAGCTCGTGCAATCGTTGCGTACGCAACCGGACGTGGGATAGTCGCACCTGAGAGTAGTGGATACAAAGCAATCAGTGGGAAAGGGGCTGAAGCCGATGTCGAAGGCAAACGGTATTTCGCGAGTAATCATCGATACGCACATGATATGGGTGTGTGTACGCCCGCCCTAGAAACAGCGCTGGCTGAGATTGAATCACAGGGACTCTCCGTGGTGGTAGTTGGACAGGTGGGCGACAGCACAACGGGTGTGGTTTTGGGAATCATCGCGATCGGAGACACGATTCGCGCAGATGCAGTAGCAACAATTCAAGCACTGCACTCTGTTGGCATTAAGAAGGTTGTAATAATCAGCGGCGACAATCAGCGTACGGTTAATGCGATCGCCAAGCAAGCCGGTATCGATGAAGCGTTCGGTGATCAGCTTCCAGAGGACAAGGTTGAACGCATTCGCTCTTTGGTTGCTGAATACAAACACGTGGGCATGGTGGGCGATGGTGTGAACGATGCACCTGCTATGGCCATTGCCAGCATAGGAATTGCTATGGGCGGCGTTGGTACCGATGCTGCCATTGAAACCGCAGACATCGCACTCGTTCAGGATGAACTTCGAAAGATTCCTGAAGTGATCCGACTTGGGCAGAGAACGGCAAGGATTATCAAGGTGAATATCGCATTTGCCCTCGGCTTAAAGGCATTGTTCCTCGTGCTGGCTTTTGTTGGCGTGACGAGTCTATGGCTTGCCATCCTGGCTGACACCGGTGCAACACTGCTGGTGATAGCAAATGCACTGCGGCTACTACAAACTCCTAAAACAGATAATGCGTAA